One stretch of Pseudoxanthomonas sp. Root65 DNA includes these proteins:
- a CDS encoding TonB-dependent hemoglobin/transferrin/lactoferrin family receptor: MMRPTLLTAAVWLALAGHAHAETPADTSASSPADAKEFDRIQVTATRTERAMVDVPNTVSVIDRQQLNDRLVRDIKDLVRYEPGVTVTSSFGRFGLGGFRIRGLEANRVRIQTDGIAVSDAFSIGSFSNANRNFIDLDTLKRVEIVRGPSSSLYGSDALGGVVSFITKDPSDYLEEGKNAYFGLRLGYDSRWDGLLGGATAAFGGERWSGLVNVSHRQGEETGNQGSVGGTGSARTQPNPQERDGRSLLGKLVFAPDPHQQFTLTVEGNEDATDTDLLTQRGLQPLTGATHNSVTARDHQTRARVAFSHEWNGVESVFADSLDWQVYRQDSETTQYTREERTLPAPTLRDVREREFDFDQRTYGLQANFHRGFGDDVRHELAYGIDLSRAETRQKRDGLRTFPLTGVGTPVMLPDVFPVRDFPVSTTTTAALYVQDEISFAEGGFRLVPGLRVDHYRLDPEQDAIFAGDNPGVVLADIRETSVSPKLGMVWKFGADWSLFGGYARGFRSPPYNDVNIGFTNVQFGYTAIANPDLKPETSDGLEFGVRYAGDAVHASLSGYYNRYDGFIESMRFIGVNDDGLMVYQSQNVAEAQIQGVELKAGADLGAWAPSLAGWSLRGAAAWSRGRNRVDHVPLDSVDPLTATLGLAYDAEAWGAELAGRFVDRKDRVSADTYYRQPGYGVLDLYAHWTFAPGATVNVGVLNLADKTYIDAGDIALVAAASTTLDRYTSPGRALSASLSVSW; encoded by the coding sequence ATGATGCGTCCCACGCTGCTCACTGCGGCCGTGTGGCTGGCCCTTGCCGGTCATGCCCATGCCGAAACACCCGCCGACACCTCCGCCTCGTCGCCTGCCGATGCGAAGGAATTCGACCGCATCCAGGTCACCGCCACCCGCACCGAGCGCGCCATGGTGGACGTGCCCAACACCGTCAGCGTCATCGATCGCCAGCAACTGAACGACCGGCTGGTCCGCGACATCAAGGACCTGGTCCGTTACGAACCCGGCGTCACGGTGACGTCGAGCTTCGGCCGCTTCGGCCTGGGCGGCTTCCGCATCCGCGGGCTGGAGGCGAACCGCGTGCGGATCCAGACCGACGGCATTGCCGTGTCGGATGCGTTCTCGATCGGCAGCTTCTCGAACGCGAACCGGAATTTCATCGACCTGGACACGCTCAAGCGCGTCGAGATCGTCCGCGGTCCGTCCAGTTCGCTGTACGGATCGGATGCGCTGGGTGGCGTGGTGTCCTTCATCACCAAGGATCCTTCCGACTATCTGGAAGAAGGCAAAAACGCCTACTTCGGCTTGCGCCTGGGCTACGACAGTCGCTGGGACGGCCTGCTCGGCGGCGCGACGGCGGCCTTCGGCGGCGAACGCTGGAGCGGCCTGGTCAACGTCAGCCACCGCCAGGGCGAGGAAACCGGAAACCAGGGCAGCGTCGGCGGTACCGGCAGTGCCCGCACGCAGCCCAACCCGCAAGAACGCGATGGTCGCAGCCTGTTGGGCAAGCTGGTGTTCGCGCCGGACCCCCACCAGCAGTTCACCCTAACGGTCGAGGGCAACGAGGACGCGACCGATACCGACCTGCTGACACAGCGCGGCCTGCAGCCGCTGACGGGCGCCACCCACAACTCGGTGACCGCACGCGACCACCAGACGCGTGCGCGGGTGGCGTTCTCGCACGAATGGAACGGGGTGGAATCCGTCTTCGCGGACAGCCTGGACTGGCAGGTCTACCGCCAAGACAGCGAGACCACCCAGTACACGCGCGAGGAACGCACGCTGCCCGCGCCCACGCTGCGCGACGTCCGCGAGCGCGAGTTCGATTTCGATCAGCGGACGTACGGCCTACAGGCCAATTTCCATAGAGGGTTCGGAGACGACGTGCGGCACGAACTGGCCTACGGCATCGACCTGTCGCGTGCCGAAACGCGGCAGAAGCGCGATGGCCTGCGCACGTTCCCGCTGACCGGCGTCGGCACGCCGGTGATGTTGCCGGATGTGTTCCCGGTGCGCGATTTCCCGGTCAGCACGACCACCACGGCTGCGCTGTACGTGCAGGACGAAATCAGCTTCGCCGAAGGTGGATTCCGCCTGGTGCCCGGCTTGCGTGTGGACCACTACCGGCTGGATCCCGAACAGGATGCGATCTTCGCCGGCGACAACCCGGGCGTGGTGCTGGCCGACATCCGCGAAACCAGCGTCTCGCCGAAGCTGGGCATGGTGTGGAAGTTCGGCGCGGACTGGTCGCTGTTCGGCGGCTACGCGCGCGGCTTCCGCTCGCCGCCGTACAACGACGTCAACATCGGTTTCACCAACGTGCAGTTCGGTTACACCGCCATCGCCAATCCCGACCTCAAGCCGGAAACCAGCGACGGGCTGGAGTTCGGCGTGCGCTACGCCGGCGATGCCGTGCATGCCAGCCTGTCCGGCTACTACAACCGCTACGACGGCTTCATCGAGTCGATGCGCTTCATCGGCGTCAACGACGACGGCCTGATGGTGTACCAGTCGCAGAACGTCGCCGAAGCGCAGATCCAAGGCGTCGAGTTGAAGGCCGGTGCCGACCTTGGCGCATGGGCGCCGTCGCTCGCAGGATGGTCCCTGCGTGGCGCGGCGGCATGGTCGCGCGGCAGGAACCGCGTGGACCACGTGCCGCTGGACAGCGTGGATCCGCTCACCGCGACCTTGGGCCTGGCCTACGATGCCGAGGCGTGGGGCGCGGAACTGGCGGGAAGGTTCGTGGACCGCAAGGACCGCGTGTCCGCCGACACGTACTACCGGCAGCCGGGCTACGGCGTGCTCGACCTCTACGCACACTGGACCTTCGCGCCCGGCGCCACGGTGAACGTCGGCGTGCTGAACCTGGCCGACAAGACGTACATCGATGCCGGCGACATCGCGCTGGTCGCCGCCGCCAGCACCACGCTGGACCGCTACACCTCGCCCGGCCGCGCGCTGTCGGCCAGCCTGTCGGTGAGCTGGTAG
- a CDS encoding hemin uptake protein HemP produces the protein MISNVTALPLADTSALRERLSLPSIAPRDQDALDSESLLKGQREVLIRHGDRLYRLRHTSNDKLILTK, from the coding sequence ATGATCTCGAACGTCACTGCATTGCCCCTGGCCGACACGTCGGCGCTGCGCGAGCGCCTCTCCCTGCCGTCCATCGCTCCCCGCGACCAGGACGCCCTGGACAGCGAGAGTCTGCTGAAGGGCCAGCGCGAAGTGCTGATCCGCCACGGCGACCGCCTCTACCGCCTGCGTCACACCAGCAACGACAAGCTGATCCTCACCAAGTAA
- a CDS encoding TMEM165/GDT1 family protein, which translates to MQSLHALLVSTGTVTLAEIGDKTQLLALLLAARYRKPWPIAWGILAATVVNHALSAWLGAELTEWLSPEVLRWLVAASFLAVALWTLKPDTLDENEKLPAHGAFIATTLAFFLAEIGDKTQVATVLLATKYTPLWQVIAGTTVGMLLANLPVVWLGHRFADRLPLTLARTLAAVVFLALAIWVAWHGIA; encoded by the coding sequence ATGCAATCGCTGCACGCCCTGCTGGTGTCCACCGGCACCGTCACCCTGGCCGAGATCGGCGACAAGACCCAACTGCTGGCCCTGCTGCTGGCCGCGCGCTACCGCAAGCCGTGGCCGATCGCCTGGGGCATCCTGGCCGCGACCGTGGTGAACCACGCCCTCTCCGCGTGGCTCGGCGCCGAACTGACCGAATGGCTTTCGCCCGAGGTGCTGCGCTGGCTGGTGGCCGCCAGCTTCCTGGCCGTGGCGCTGTGGACCCTGAAGCCGGACACGCTGGACGAAAACGAAAAGCTGCCCGCCCACGGCGCCTTCATCGCCACCACCCTCGCCTTCTTTCTGGCCGAGATCGGCGACAAGACCCAGGTCGCCACCGTTCTGCTGGCCACCAAGTACACGCCGCTGTGGCAGGTGATCGCCGGCACCACCGTCGGCATGCTGCTGGCCAACCTGCCGGTGGTCTGGCTGGGCCATCGCTTCGCCGACCGACTGCCGCTGACGCTGGCCCGGACCCTGGCCGCCGTGGTGTTCCTGGCCCTGGCGATCTGGGTGGCCTGGCACGGGATTGCCTGA
- a CDS encoding nucleoside transporter C-terminal domain-containing protein, translating into MLEVLGRIGFGLFGLAVLIGIVWLFSNNRRAIDWKLVATGITLQIAFAALVLLVPGGREVFDALGHGFVKILSFVNAGSSFIFGSLMNTETYGFIFAFQVLPTIIFFAALMGVLYHLGVMQFIVRIMALAITKVMKVSGAETTSVCASVFIGQTEAPLTVRPYIPKMTESELITMMIGGMAHIAGGVLAAYVGMLGGGDAEQQAFYAKHLLAASIMAAPATLVVAKLLIPETGTPLTRGTVKMEVEKTSSNIIDAAAAGAGDGLRLALNIGAMLLAFIALIALLNWPLTWFGEATGLAAAIGKPTDLATIFGYLLAPIAWVIGVPWQDATTVASLIGQKVVINEFVAYLQLADIVNGKVPGVTLSEEGKLIATYALCGFANFSSIAIQIGGIGGLAPERRSDLARFGLRAVLGGTIATLMTATIAGVLSHFG; encoded by the coding sequence ATGCTGGAAGTCTTGGGGCGGATCGGCTTCGGCCTGTTCGGTCTGGCGGTGCTGATCGGCATCGTCTGGCTGTTCTCCAACAACCGTCGGGCGATCGACTGGAAGCTGGTCGCCACCGGCATCACCCTGCAGATCGCCTTCGCGGCGCTGGTCCTGCTGGTGCCGGGCGGACGGGAAGTGTTCGACGCCCTCGGCCATGGCTTCGTCAAGATCCTGAGCTTCGTCAACGCCGGCTCCAGCTTCATCTTCGGCAGCCTGATGAACACCGAGACCTACGGTTTCATCTTCGCGTTCCAGGTGCTGCCCACCATCATCTTCTTCGCCGCGCTGATGGGCGTGCTTTACCACCTGGGCGTGATGCAGTTCATCGTGCGGATCATGGCCCTGGCCATCACCAAGGTGATGAAGGTGTCCGGCGCGGAGACCACCAGCGTCTGCGCCAGCGTCTTCATCGGCCAGACCGAGGCCCCGCTGACGGTACGTCCGTACATTCCCAAGATGACCGAGTCCGAGCTGATCACCATGATGATCGGTGGCATGGCCCACATCGCCGGCGGCGTGCTGGCCGCGTATGTCGGCATGCTGGGTGGCGGCGACGCCGAACAGCAGGCTTTCTACGCCAAGCACCTGCTGGCGGCCAGCATCATGGCGGCGCCGGCCACGCTGGTGGTGGCCAAGCTGCTGATCCCGGAAACCGGCACGCCGCTAACCCGTGGCACGGTGAAGATGGAAGTCGAGAAGACCTCCAGCAACATCATCGATGCGGCCGCTGCGGGTGCGGGCGACGGCCTGCGGCTGGCGCTGAACATCGGCGCGATGCTGCTGGCCTTCATCGCCCTGATCGCGCTGCTGAACTGGCCGCTGACCTGGTTCGGCGAAGCGACCGGGCTGGCCGCCGCGATCGGCAAGCCGACCGACCTGGCCACGATCTTCGGCTACCTGCTGGCGCCCATCGCCTGGGTGATCGGCGTGCCTTGGCAGGACGCGACCACGGTCGCCTCGCTGATCGGCCAGAAGGTGGTCATCAACGAGTTCGTCGCCTATCTGCAGCTGGCCGATATCGTGAACGGCAAGGTTCCCGGCGTGACGCTGTCGGAAGAAGGCAAGCTGATCGCCACCTACGCGCTGTGCGGCTTCGCCAACTTCAGTTCGATCGCGATCCAGATCGGCGGCATCGGCGGGCTGGCGCCGGAGCGGCGTTCGGACCTCGCGCGCTTCGGGCTGCGTGCCGTGCTGGGCGGCACCATCGCCACGCTGATGACGGCCACCATCGCCGGCGTGCTGTCGCACTTCGGCTGA
- a CDS encoding ribokinase: protein MSRVVVVGSFNVDHVWRCDTLPVAGATIAGRYASGAGGKGFNQAIAAVRAGAATTFVCALGDDAGGRLARDLASVDGLDLRAQASEEPTGTAGIYVDAHGRNTIVIGAGANAALSTGFIDAQADVLAAAGVVLVQLESPLDTVLTSLQAARQQGAVTVLNPAPANAATTTELLALADLITPNETEFAALLARHLGERITADDVATLDGVTLHQHCRQLLPHGTVVVTLGATGVYVSHPEDALRGDPRPHYRVAAEAATVVDTTGAGDAFNGALAASLAGTTAPAFADHVRFANRYAALSTERAGAALAMPTLAELIARHGEQA, encoded by the coding sequence CTGTCCCGCGTCGTCGTCGTGGGCTCCTTCAACGTCGATCACGTCTGGCGCTGCGATACCCTGCCCGTGGCCGGCGCCACCATCGCCGGCCGCTACGCCAGCGGCGCGGGCGGCAAGGGATTCAACCAGGCGATCGCCGCGGTGCGCGCGGGCGCGGCCACCACCTTCGTCTGCGCCCTCGGCGACGATGCCGGCGGTCGCCTGGCCCGCGACCTGGCCAGCGTCGATGGACTGGACCTGCGCGCGCAGGCCAGCGAGGAACCGACGGGCACGGCCGGCATCTATGTGGATGCGCACGGGCGCAACACCATCGTGATCGGCGCCGGTGCCAACGCCGCGCTGTCGACCGGCTTCATCGACGCACAGGCGGACGTGCTGGCCGCTGCCGGGGTGGTGCTGGTGCAGCTGGAATCGCCCTTGGACACGGTGCTGACCTCGCTGCAGGCCGCACGTCAGCAGGGCGCGGTGACGGTGCTGAATCCTGCCCCGGCCAACGCCGCGACGACGACCGAACTGCTGGCGCTCGCCGACCTCATCACGCCCAACGAAACCGAGTTCGCCGCGCTGCTCGCCCGCCATCTGGGCGAACGCATCACCGCCGACGACGTCGCCACGCTCGACGGCGTGACCCTGCACCAGCATTGCCGGCAACTGCTCCCGCACGGCACGGTCGTGGTGACGCTGGGCGCCACCGGCGTTTACGTCTCGCATCCGGAGGACGCGCTTCGCGGCGACCCGCGACCGCACTACCGCGTGGCGGCCGAGGCGGCCACCGTCGTCGACACCACCGGCGCGGGCGATGCCTTCAATGGGGCGCTAGCCGCCTCGCTGGCCGGGACCACGGCGCCGGCCTTTGCCGACCACGTGCGCTTCGCCAACCGCTATGCCGCCCTGTCGACCGAACGCGCCGGCGCGGCACTGGCCATGCCGACGCTCGCGGAGCTGATCGCCCGCCACGGCGAGCAGGCCTGA
- the dusB gene encoding tRNA dihydrouridine synthase DusB: MQIGPYRIDPPVMLAPMAGVTDKPFRLLCKRLGAGLAVSEMTISDPRFWHTAKSLHRMDHEGEPSPVSVQIAGTEPEQLAHAARYNADHGAQIIDINMGCPAKKVCNAWAGSALMRDEALVGRILEAVVKAVDVPVTLKIRTGWDCDHRNGPMIARIAQESGIASLAVHGRTRDQHYTGTAEYDTIAAIKAALRIPVVANGDIDSPEKAAYVLAKTGADAVMIGRAAQGRPWIFREIAHFLATGEHLPPPSLPEVRDLLLGHLHALHDFYGEPQGVRIARKHLGWYAKDRPENLAFRAVVNRAESADEQVRLTRDYFDALVAGESLATAA, from the coding sequence ATGCAGATCGGACCCTACCGCATCGACCCGCCGGTGATGCTGGCCCCCATGGCCGGCGTCACCGACAAGCCGTTCCGCCTGCTGTGCAAGCGGCTGGGCGCGGGCCTGGCGGTGTCGGAAATGACGATCAGCGACCCGCGCTTCTGGCACACCGCCAAGTCGCTGCACCGCATGGACCACGAGGGCGAGCCCAGCCCGGTCAGCGTGCAGATCGCCGGTACCGAGCCGGAGCAGCTGGCGCATGCCGCGCGCTACAACGCCGACCACGGCGCGCAGATCATCGACATCAACATGGGCTGCCCAGCCAAGAAGGTGTGCAACGCCTGGGCCGGCTCGGCGCTGATGCGGGACGAAGCGCTGGTGGGCCGCATCCTGGAGGCGGTGGTGAAAGCAGTGGACGTACCGGTCACGCTGAAGATCCGCACCGGCTGGGACTGCGACCATCGCAATGGTCCGATGATCGCACGCATCGCGCAGGAAAGCGGCATCGCCTCGCTGGCCGTGCACGGCCGCACGCGCGACCAGCATTACACCGGGACCGCCGAGTACGACACCATCGCCGCCATCAAGGCCGCGCTGCGCATCCCGGTGGTAGCCAACGGCGACATCGATTCGCCGGAGAAGGCCGCCTACGTGCTGGCGAAGACCGGCGCGGACGCGGTGATGATCGGCCGCGCCGCACAGGGACGGCCCTGGATCTTCCGCGAGATCGCGCATTTCCTCGCCACCGGCGAACACCTGCCGCCGCCGTCGCTGCCAGAAGTCCGCGACCTCCTGCTCGGCCACCTGCATGCCCTGCATGATTTCTACGGGGAACCGCAGGGCGTGCGCATCGCCCGCAAGCATCTGGGCTGGTACGCCAAGGACCGGCCGGAGAACCTCGCCTTCCGTGCGGTGGTGAACCGCGCGGAAAGCGCCGACGAGCAGGTACGCCTGACGCGCGACTACTTCGATGCCCTCGTCGCCGGCGAATCGCTGGCGACGGCGGCCTGA
- a CDS encoding class I SAM-dependent methyltransferase yields MTDTNAVYVHGFSPVEQARLMKQARLLESTIFNRIDYTGVRRLLEVGSGVGAQTEILLRRFPDLHATCVDLNTAQLDAARHNLAQMPWCRDRYALQEADASRLPYGAREFDAAFLCWILEHVPNPARVLSEVRRVLAPGSPIYITEVMNSSFLLHPYSPNTWRYWMAFNDFQYDSGGDPFIGAKLGNLLLAGGYRDVVTEIKTVHFDNREPARRKDMIAFWEELLLSAADSMVDSGRVPQDVVDGMRNEMRDVQNDPDAVFFYAFVQARATVY; encoded by the coding sequence ATGACCGACACCAATGCCGTCTACGTGCACGGATTCTCCCCGGTGGAGCAGGCGCGGCTGATGAAGCAGGCCCGCTTACTGGAAAGCACCATCTTCAACCGCATCGACTACACCGGCGTGCGCCGCCTGTTGGAAGTCGGCAGTGGCGTCGGGGCGCAGACCGAGATCCTGCTGCGCCGCTTCCCCGACCTCCATGCCACCTGCGTGGACCTCAACACCGCGCAGCTCGACGCCGCACGCCACAACCTGGCACAGATGCCGTGGTGTCGCGACCGCTATGCGCTGCAGGAAGCCGACGCGAGCCGGCTGCCGTACGGCGCCCGCGAATTCGATGCCGCCTTCCTGTGCTGGATCCTGGAGCATGTGCCGAATCCGGCCCGCGTGCTCAGCGAGGTCCGTCGCGTGCTGGCGCCCGGTTCGCCGATCTACATCACCGAGGTGATGAACTCCTCGTTCCTGCTGCACCCGTACTCGCCTAACACCTGGCGCTACTGGATGGCGTTCAACGACTTCCAGTACGACAGCGGCGGCGATCCGTTCATCGGCGCCAAGCTGGGCAACCTGCTGCTGGCCGGTGGCTACCGCGATGTGGTGACGGAGATCAAGACCGTGCACTTCGACAACCGCGAGCCGGCACGGCGTAAGGACATGATCGCGTTCTGGGAGGAACTGCTGCTGTCGGCCGCCGACTCGATGGTCGACTCCGGGCGCGTACCCCAGGACGTGGTGGACGGCATGCGCAACGAGATGCGCGATGTGCAGAACGATCCGGACGCGGTGTTCTTCTACGCCTTCGTGCAGGCGCGGGCGACGGTCTACTGA
- a CDS encoding metal-dependent hydrolase, translated as MDSLSQIVLGGAVAAIIAPAAHRRAALLAGAALGTLPDLDSLPIALFSDNPVTLMTVHRSFSHSLFVLPLVGWLVWWLFKRFGNGRVAASPVRWFWAIQLALVTHPLLDAFTVYGTQLWWPLAPPPTMWSSMFIIDPLYTIWLLVACIAAWCLHQRVAAQRALAVGLVLSCAYLGWSLLAKSMVDREAERTLASMGLGDAPYFSVPMPFNTLLWRVVAMTPSGYVEAERSVLVDDGPLHFRGYPSNVQALREAADVPAVQRLGWFNRGFMRAQVQEGQLVLSDLRMGMEPDYNFRFNVAEQRDGRWQAIAPVQQPWSMPLAGWDGVRTLLAAMWQRIRHPSTEPIRAALGPGSAPAAPAQDAPAAP; from the coding sequence ATGGATTCCCTCAGCCAGATCGTTCTCGGCGGCGCCGTCGCCGCCATCATCGCCCCCGCCGCGCATCGCCGCGCCGCCTTGCTGGCGGGTGCCGCCCTCGGCACGTTGCCGGATCTCGACAGCCTGCCCATCGCGTTGTTCTCCGACAATCCGGTCACGCTGATGACCGTGCACCGCAGCTTCAGCCATTCGCTGTTCGTGTTGCCGCTGGTGGGCTGGCTGGTCTGGTGGCTGTTCAAGCGCTTCGGCAACGGGCGCGTCGCGGCCTCGCCGGTGCGGTGGTTCTGGGCGATCCAGCTGGCGCTGGTCACGCATCCGCTGCTGGACGCCTTCACCGTCTACGGCACGCAGCTGTGGTGGCCGCTGGCGCCGCCGCCGACGATGTGGTCGAGCATGTTCATCATCGACCCGCTCTACACGATATGGCTGCTGGTCGCGTGCATCGCCGCATGGTGCCTGCACCAGCGCGTGGCCGCGCAGCGTGCGCTGGCGGTCGGACTGGTGCTGAGCTGTGCCTACCTCGGCTGGTCGCTGCTGGCCAAGTCGATGGTGGACCGCGAGGCCGAGCGGACGCTCGCGTCGATGGGACTGGGCGATGCGCCGTATTTCTCCGTGCCGATGCCGTTCAACACCTTGCTGTGGCGCGTGGTGGCGATGACGCCGTCGGGCTATGTCGAAGCCGAGCGGTCGGTGCTGGTCGACGACGGACCCCTGCATTTCCGCGGCTATCCGTCCAACGTGCAGGCGCTGCGCGAAGCGGCGGACGTGCCGGCCGTGCAGCGGCTGGGCTGGTTCAACCGCGGCTTCATGCGCGCCCAGGTGCAGGAGGGGCAACTGGTGCTGTCCGACCTGCGCATGGGCATGGAGCCCGACTACAACTTCCGCTTCAACGTGGCCGAGCAGCGCGACGGACGCTGGCAGGCCATCGCACCGGTGCAGCAACCCTGGTCCATGCCCCTCGCAGGTTGGGACGGCGTGCGCACCCTGCTGGCGGCGATGTGGCAGCGCATCCGCCACCCCTCCACGGAACCGATACGCGCCGCGCTGGGGCCGGGCAGTGCGCCCGCCGCACCGGCGCAGGACGCGCCGGCCGCACCGTAG
- a CDS encoding GNAT family N-acyltransferase: MHPLERQIAERYPHWFRGRRARLTQPLLRTLGRWSKLDQAYAFLADHGHLQGLAFVDAAIDHLNLRPTVEPEGERRIPAQGRLLIVANHPSGALDALALLQLVGRVRRDVRIVANDFLMGIAPLAELLLPVRILGGAPGADSVRAVERALEAEQCVIVFPAGEVSRLGPRGVRDTRWRRGFLRFARATGAPVLPIRVQARNSPLFYGASALFKPAGTALLAREMFRRSQRRLQLHVGHVLRVDAEEAAATVIERVRSALYALGRPAKAASPEPADTAEPLVGALAPDLLAACIDTLDVLGETTDGKRICVGRLAGGSPLLREIGRLRELTFRAVGEGTGKRMDVDAFDTWYEHIVLWDAAQRKIAGAYRIARGAPVLAAQGLKGLYTASLFDYADDALPRLAAGMELGRSFVVPDYWGSRSIDYLWQGIGAYLRRHPRVRYLFGAVSMSAALPLDAREQIVAYYAHYYGDPSGEARSRHPFRYTATPPCFDALDAETAFRVLKTNLDTLGATVPMLYKQYTDLCEPGGARFLAFGVDPDFSDSLDGLIEVDLHRIRPRKRERYLGDAWRPVEAAA, translated from the coding sequence ATGCACCCGCTGGAACGCCAGATCGCCGAACGCTATCCCCACTGGTTCCGTGGCCGTCGTGCCCGGCTGACCCAGCCGCTGCTGCGCACGCTGGGGCGCTGGTCGAAGCTCGACCAGGCCTATGCCTTCCTCGCCGACCACGGTCACCTGCAAGGGCTGGCCTTCGTCGACGCGGCCATCGACCACCTCAACCTGCGCCCGACGGTCGAGCCCGAAGGCGAGCGCCGCATTCCTGCGCAGGGCCGCTTGCTGATCGTCGCCAACCATCCGTCCGGTGCGCTCGATGCCCTGGCGTTGCTGCAACTCGTCGGCCGCGTGCGCCGCGACGTGCGGATCGTGGCGAACGATTTCCTGATGGGCATCGCGCCGCTGGCGGAACTGCTGCTGCCGGTGCGCATCCTGGGCGGCGCGCCGGGCGCCGACAGCGTGCGCGCCGTCGAGCGGGCGCTCGAGGCCGAGCAGTGCGTCATCGTATTCCCGGCCGGCGAGGTGTCGCGGCTGGGGCCGCGTGGCGTGCGCGATACGCGCTGGCGCCGCGGTTTCCTGCGCTTCGCGCGGGCGACCGGAGCACCCGTGCTGCCGATCCGCGTGCAGGCGCGCAACTCCCCGCTGTTCTACGGCGCCTCGGCGCTGTTCAAGCCGGCCGGCACCGCGCTGCTGGCGCGCGAGATGTTCCGCCGCAGCCAGCGGCGCTTGCAGTTGCATGTCGGCCACGTGCTGCGCGTGGATGCGGAAGAAGCCGCCGCCACCGTGATCGAGCGGGTGCGTTCGGCGCTGTACGCCCTCGGACGGCCCGCGAAGGCGGCGTCACCGGAACCGGCCGACACGGCCGAACCGCTGGTGGGCGCGCTGGCGCCGGACCTGCTGGCCGCCTGCATCGACACGCTCGACGTGCTGGGCGAGACCACCGACGGCAAGCGCATCTGCGTGGGAAGGCTGGCGGGCGGCTCGCCGCTGCTGCGCGAGATCGGCCGCCTGCGCGAGCTGACGTTCCGTGCGGTGGGCGAGGGCACCGGCAAGCGGATGGATGTGGATGCCTTCGACACCTGGTACGAGCACATCGTGCTGTGGGACGCGGCGCAGCGGAAGATCGCCGGCGCCTACCGCATCGCCCGTGGCGCGCCGGTGCTGGCCGCGCAGGGGCTGAAGGGGCTCTATACCGCGTCGCTGTTCGATTACGCCGACGATGCGCTGCCGCGGCTGGCCGCGGGCATGGAACTGGGGCGCAGCTTCGTGGTGCCCGACTACTGGGGCAGCCGCAGCATCGACTACCTGTGGCAGGGCATCGGCGCCTACCTGCGCCGGCATCCGCGCGTGCGCTACCTGTTCGGCGCGGTGTCCATGAGCGCCGCGCTGCCGCTGGATGCGCGCGAGCAGATCGTCGCGTACTACGCGCACTACTACGGCGATCCGAGCGGCGAAGCGCGGTCGCGCCATCCGTTCCGCTACACCGCGACGCCGCCGTGCTTCGATGCGCTGGATGCCGAGACCGCCTTCCGCGTGCTGAAGACCAACCTCGATACGTTGGGGGCGACCGTGCCGATGCTCTACAAGCAGTACACCGACCTGTGCGAACCCGGCGGCGCGCGCTTCCTCGCCTTCGGCGTGGATCCGGATTTCAGCGATTCCCTCGATGGCCTGATCGAAGTGGACCTGCACCGTATCCGGCCGCGAAAGCGGGAGCGTTACCTCGGCGATGCGTGGCGCCCCGTGGAGGCGGCGGCATGA